The Peribacillus sp. FSL E2-0218 genome contains a region encoding:
- a CDS encoding class III extradiol ring-cleavage dioxygenase: MMPSLFLSHGTPLLALEKNSYTAFLKDYMKAMNKPAAIVILSAHWESGEQMISAVRKHQVIYDFVGFSEEIFKITYPAPGCLELSDRILTLLSRIDIWGELDDRRPLDHGAWGLLHIMYPEADIPVVSLSINPELPLNKQYDIGKALGELKEENVLIIGSGGIVHNFSHIQKDMNVAEGWAINFENWVEGKIRNWDLEALFNYEQKAPYSLDAVPTKEHYIPLIIAMGAGNEHKKAALLHRSFQYGNLSLTAWKFD; the protein is encoded by the coding sequence ATGATGCCATCATTGTTTTTATCACATGGTACACCGTTATTGGCTTTGGAAAAGAATAGTTACACCGCTTTTTTGAAGGATTATATGAAGGCTATGAATAAACCTGCTGCGATCGTTATTTTGTCTGCACATTGGGAAAGTGGAGAGCAGATGATTTCGGCAGTGAGGAAGCATCAGGTCATTTACGATTTTGTTGGTTTTTCCGAAGAAATATTCAAAATAACATATCCTGCTCCAGGGTGTTTGGAACTGTCCGATCGGATATTGACCTTATTGTCGAGGATAGATATATGGGGGGAACTTGATGATAGGCGCCCTTTGGATCATGGGGCATGGGGTCTGCTGCACATCATGTATCCGGAAGCCGATATTCCGGTCGTATCGTTATCCATCAATCCTGAACTTCCATTAAATAAGCAATATGATATCGGAAAAGCTTTGGGGGAACTGAAAGAGGAAAATGTCCTTATCATCGGAAGCGGTGGTATCGTACATAATTTTTCCCATATTCAGAAGGATATGAATGTAGCGGAGGGCTGGGCCATCAATTTTGAGAACTGGGTCGAAGGGAAAATCAGGAATTGGGATTTGGAAGCTCTGTTTAATTATGAACAGAAAGCCCCGTATAGCCTGGATGCGGTGCCTACCAAAGAGCATTACATACCTTTGATCATCGCAATGGGGGCAGGAAATGAGCATAAAAAGGCGGCTCTGCTGCATAGGAGCTTTCAATACGGAAATTTGAGTTTAACAGCTTGGAAGTTTGATTGA
- a CDS encoding polysaccharide deacetylase family protein — protein sequence MKNLLGFFVSVVCFFIICMLLPGSGTHVHAYVPEEMTPLVKSKQNQKIAYLTFDDGPSLNTMDILDILDRYHIKATFFVMGNEEPYAKKGYEEMKSRGHAIALHSYTHDYSIVYKSPESFFQDLNRLEAKLHKEFGIKSRIVRLPGGSNNLLRHQAATRPIINGILQQLSEKGYIYVDWNIDSTDGISPSISEQQIISSVQKGTKGQKHVNILLHDINSMKNTVKALPDIIEYLKKEGYSFDTIDETTPKIQFK from the coding sequence ATGAAGAATCTGCTTGGTTTTTTTGTTTCGGTGGTATGTTTTTTTATTATATGTATGCTTTTGCCTGGTTCAGGGACGCATGTCCATGCATATGTCCCCGAAGAGATGACCCCGCTCGTTAAAAGTAAACAAAACCAGAAAATCGCTTATTTAACTTTTGATGATGGACCTTCATTGAATACGATGGATATCTTGGATATCTTGGATCGTTATCATATTAAGGCCACATTTTTCGTGATGGGCAATGAAGAACCATATGCAAAAAAAGGATACGAGGAAATGAAATCCCGAGGACATGCGATTGCCCTGCATTCCTATACACATGATTATTCAATCGTCTATAAGTCGCCAGAAAGCTTCTTCCAGGATTTGAATCGACTTGAAGCAAAGCTGCACAAGGAGTTCGGCATAAAAAGCCGTATTGTCCGCCTGCCTGGCGGCTCGAATAACCTTCTGCGGCACCAGGCTGCAACAAGGCCCATCATAAATGGAATCCTGCAACAATTATCGGAAAAAGGATATATATATGTCGATTGGAATATCGATTCGACGGATGGCATCAGTCCATCGATAAGTGAACAGCAAATTATTTCTTCCGTACAAAAAGGGACGAAAGGTCAAAAGCATGTTAATATCTTATTGCATGACATCAATAGTATGAAAAATACCGTGAAGGCATTGCCGGATATAATCGAATACCTTAAAAAAGAAGGCTATTCCTTTGATACGATTGATGAGACAACCCCGAAAATACAATTTAAATGA
- the metH gene encoding methionine synthase, with protein MNKKAIQEQLDSKILLLDGAMGTMLQAENLTAADFGGEQFEGCNEYLSLTQPELIQSIHETYLAAGADIIETNTFGATSIVLDEYQISTIAYKLNKISAELAVNACEKYSKGSWPRYVAGSMGPTTKTLSVTGGTTFDVLTDSYEEQALGLLDGGVDLLLVETCQDMLNVKAAFSGIKAAFAKIGKEVPVMISGTIEPMGTTLAGQSIEAFYLSVEHMKPIAVGLNCATGPEFMIDHIRTLAEISNSAISCYPNAGLPDEEGHYHESPVSLAEKMKQFAEKGWVNIIGGCCGTTPEHIRELSKALSGLQPRVKAESAHGHAVSGIEPLIYDESMRPLFVGERTNVIGSRKFKELIRGKHYEPAAEIARAQVKKGAHVIDICLADPDGDELGDMKEFVEEVVKKVKVPLVIDTTDEAVLEQALKHSQGKSIINSINLEDGEERFEKIVPFIHQYGAAVVVGTIDETGMAVNAERKIEVATRSVDLLVNKYGLNKSDIIFDPLVFPVGTGDEQYIGSALETVKGIKAIKDKFPECLTILGISNVSFGLPARGREILNAVFLYHCTKAGLDYAIVNTEKLERFALIPDDEVKLAEALLFETSSETLATFTEFYRGKKAEKKDDGVVLPLNERLGNNIIEGTKEGLIEDLNKAIERGDAPLEIINGPLMAGMSEVGRLFNDNQLIVAEVLQSAEVMKAAVSHLEPLMENSEDSAKKGKILLATVKGDVHDIGKNLVDIILSNNGYEVIDLGIKVAPQQIIEEVRKHEPTIIGLSGLLVKSAQQMVLTAQDLRQAGIDTPILVGGAALSRKFTDFKISPEYGGPVLYSKDAMDGLAVTNILHDTNKKVVYLEELVEKREKSKANAAIAATLERPERRQSTAAPLSNVPVQKPRDTKRHVLKNYPLDVIQPYINRQMLIGHHLGLKGKVADLLKQGNEKAVQLNDLVDELIEFLKAEPDYGLNAIYHFFPAQSDGDRLLIYNPDNHLEVLETFDFPRQDTNPHLCLADFAKPVSSGEMDFVGFFLVTAGKGIRKWAEKLKLEGDFLKNHALQSLALETAEGFAERIHQLMRDDLGISDPIDMSMKERFAAKYTGQRFSFGYPACPNLEDQEKLFRLLQPSDIGVELTEGCMMEPEASVSAIVFAHPEARYFNVDR; from the coding sequence ATGAATAAAAAAGCGATACAAGAACAGTTGGATTCCAAAATTCTCCTGCTTGATGGAGCGATGGGAACCATGCTTCAGGCAGAGAATTTGACGGCAGCGGATTTCGGAGGCGAGCAGTTCGAGGGATGCAATGAATATTTATCGCTGACGCAGCCGGAACTCATCCAATCCATCCACGAAACTTATTTGGCAGCAGGTGCAGATATCATCGAGACAAATACTTTTGGTGCGACAAGCATCGTTCTTGATGAATACCAAATAAGCACGATTGCATACAAACTTAATAAAATTTCCGCAGAGCTTGCCGTCAACGCTTGTGAAAAGTATTCAAAGGGTAGCTGGCCAAGATATGTAGCAGGCTCGATGGGGCCCACGACAAAAACCCTATCGGTTACAGGAGGAACGACTTTCGATGTTTTAACCGACTCTTACGAAGAGCAGGCACTCGGCCTCTTGGACGGCGGTGTCGACCTTTTATTGGTGGAAACGTGTCAGGACATGCTTAATGTCAAGGCGGCCTTTTCTGGAATAAAAGCCGCCTTCGCCAAAATCGGAAAAGAAGTCCCGGTGATGATATCCGGTACGATCGAACCGATGGGCACTACACTTGCCGGCCAGTCGATAGAAGCTTTCTATTTATCGGTCGAACATATGAAACCTATTGCTGTCGGCTTGAATTGTGCGACAGGACCGGAGTTCATGATCGATCATATCCGGACGCTTGCAGAGATTTCAAATAGTGCCATCAGCTGTTACCCGAATGCCGGCCTTCCGGATGAGGAGGGACATTATCATGAGTCACCGGTTTCCCTTGCGGAGAAAATGAAGCAATTTGCCGAAAAAGGCTGGGTCAATATCATCGGAGGGTGCTGCGGTACGACACCTGAGCACATAAGGGAGCTTTCCAAGGCGCTCTCCGGCCTGCAGCCCCGCGTAAAGGCTGAATCTGCTCATGGCCACGCCGTATCAGGCATAGAGCCGCTCATTTACGATGAGTCAATGCGTCCTTTATTCGTAGGAGAGAGAACGAATGTAATCGGATCAAGAAAATTCAAGGAGCTGATCCGTGGAAAACATTACGAGCCAGCAGCCGAAATAGCACGAGCCCAGGTGAAAAAAGGTGCACATGTCATTGATATTTGTCTCGCAGACCCGGATGGCGATGAGCTCGGCGATATGAAGGAGTTCGTGGAAGAGGTCGTCAAAAAGGTGAAGGTGCCCTTGGTCATCGATACGACGGATGAAGCCGTCCTTGAGCAAGCATTAAAACATTCACAAGGAAAATCGATCATCAATTCCATAAATCTTGAAGATGGTGAAGAACGTTTTGAAAAAATCGTACCATTTATCCATCAATATGGTGCCGCCGTCGTCGTCGGAACCATCGACGAAACGGGGATGGCCGTCAATGCTGAACGGAAAATCGAAGTGGCCACACGTTCTGTCGACTTGCTTGTCAATAAATATGGTCTAAACAAAAGTGATATCATTTTTGACCCGCTTGTATTTCCAGTCGGTACCGGAGATGAGCAATATATCGGATCTGCATTGGAAACGGTGAAAGGAATCAAGGCAATCAAAGATAAGTTTCCGGAATGCTTGACGATACTTGGCATCTCGAATGTTTCGTTCGGATTGCCCGCACGGGGCAGGGAAATCCTGAATGCCGTTTTCCTTTATCATTGTACAAAAGCAGGCCTCGATTACGCTATCGTGAATACGGAAAAGCTTGAACGCTTCGCCCTGATACCTGATGATGAAGTGAAATTGGCTGAAGCCCTCCTTTTCGAGACATCCAGTGAAACCTTGGCCACCTTTACTGAATTTTACCGTGGCAAAAAAGCGGAGAAGAAGGATGATGGTGTCGTCCTGCCATTGAACGAGCGGTTAGGCAACAATATTATCGAAGGGACGAAGGAAGGCTTAATTGAAGACTTGAATAAGGCCATAGAGCGCGGCGATGCTCCACTGGAAATCATCAATGGCCCATTGATGGCTGGAATGAGTGAAGTGGGGCGATTATTCAACGACAATCAGCTTATTGTCGCGGAAGTGCTTCAAAGTGCAGAGGTGATGAAGGCGGCAGTGTCTCATCTTGAGCCGCTGATGGAGAATTCCGAAGATAGCGCGAAGAAAGGGAAGATCCTTTTAGCGACTGTCAAGGGGGATGTGCATGACATCGGCAAAAACCTAGTGGATATCATTCTCTCGAATAATGGGTATGAGGTCATTGATCTTGGTATTAAGGTTGCGCCTCAGCAAATCATTGAAGAGGTCCGGAAACATGAACCAACGATCATTGGACTATCAGGCTTACTAGTGAAATCGGCACAGCAAATGGTCTTGACGGCCCAGGATTTGAGACAAGCGGGCATAGATACCCCAATCTTGGTTGGAGGGGCTGCCTTGTCCCGTAAATTCACCGATTTTAAAATATCACCAGAGTATGGCGGTCCTGTGCTATATTCCAAGGATGCGATGGATGGGTTGGCGGTAACGAATATTTTGCATGATACGAACAAAAAAGTCGTGTATTTGGAGGAGCTTGTCGAGAAACGAGAAAAATCGAAAGCAAATGCCGCCATTGCTGCCACGCTGGAAAGACCGGAGCGGAGGCAATCGACAGCTGCCCCTTTAAGCAACGTTCCTGTTCAAAAGCCTCGTGATACGAAGCGTCATGTTCTGAAAAACTATCCATTGGATGTCATCCAACCTTACATTAATCGGCAAATGCTGATTGGACATCACTTGGGATTAAAGGGTAAGGTAGCTGATCTGCTTAAGCAAGGGAATGAAAAAGCCGTACAGCTGAATGACCTCGTCGATGAATTGATTGAATTTCTAAAAGCGGAACCGGATTATGGGTTGAATGCCATATATCATTTTTTCCCTGCCCAAAGTGATGGGGACAGGCTCTTGATATATAATCCCGATAATCATCTGGAGGTATTGGAAACGTTCGATTTCCCGCGTCAGGACACGAATCCTCATCTTTGTTTAGCGGATTTCGCCAAGCCCGTCTCATCGGGGGAAATGGATTTTGTTGGCTTTTTCCTCGTTACAGCCGGTAAAGGAATCAGGAAATGGGCAGAAAAACTGAAGCTTGAAGGTGACTTCCTGAAAAATCATGCCCTGCAGTCACTTGCACTCGAAACGGCCGAGGGTTTTGCCGAAAGGATACACCAATTGATGCGCGATGATTTAGGGATAAGCGATCCAATTGATATGTCCATGAAAGAGCGGTTTGCAGCCAAGTATACCGGACAAAGATTTTCATTCGGTTATCCCGCTTGCCCCAATCTCGAAGACCAGGAGAAGCTTTTCCGCCTCCTTCAGCCAAGTGACATTGGTGTTGAATTGACCGAGGGATGCATGATGGAGCCAGAGGCTTCCGTTTCTGCGATCGTCTTCGCTCATCCGGAAGCACGATACTTCAATGTCGATCGTTAA
- a CDS encoding bifunctional homocysteine S-methyltransferase/methylenetetrahydrofolate reductase, with protein MNFRKELKERMLVGEGAMGTLLYSYGIDQCYEELNCTNPGQIESIHRAYLEAGADILQSNTYGANFNKLKRHGLEDEVSKINRQGVILAKKAAKGKAYVFGTIGAQRSIRKSDLSMEEIKRGFREQLYSLLMESPDGILLETFYDLEELETVLEIVKKETELPIIANVSMHELGNLQNGIHLNEAFQKLEQLGADVVGVNCRLGPHHMIRALEEVSLPKHASIAIYPNASLPDYVDGRLVYKAVPEYFSSSALDLRKQGATIIGGCCGTTPLHIQAVKNAVGSLVPVKEKLTKPREIEIMEISDREGELPLYEKAKTERTILVELDPPKKLGIETFMVGAKALKSAGVDSITLADNSLASPRISNEALANLLKDQLNVKPMVHITCRDRNLIGLQSHLMGLQTVGLNEILIITGDPSKIGDFPGATSVYDLSSFDLISMVKQFNEGLSYSGQSLGQRANFKIAAAFNPNVKYLDKAVQRMEKKIACGAHSFLTQPIYSVQQMEEVHEATKHLETPIFIGIMPLTSTRNAEFIHNEIPGIKLPDNVRRAMALAGDDPVKARIEGVSIARELVDAARDKFKGIYLITPFLRYEMTAELTKYIRKADSKQTSEVAVHE; from the coding sequence ATGAATTTTCGTAAAGAATTGAAAGAAAGAATGCTGGTTGGAGAAGGGGCGATGGGGACTTTATTATACTCCTATGGCATCGATCAATGTTATGAGGAATTAAACTGTACCAATCCAGGTCAAATAGAATCGATCCATCGTGCCTATTTGGAGGCAGGTGCCGACATCCTACAATCGAACACGTATGGTGCCAACTTCAACAAGTTGAAGCGACATGGACTAGAAGATGAGGTAAGCAAGATCAATCGTCAGGGAGTCATCCTTGCCAAAAAAGCGGCAAAAGGCAAGGCCTATGTCTTCGGTACGATCGGGGCCCAGCGGAGTATAAGAAAATCGGATTTAAGCATGGAGGAAATAAAGCGAGGCTTTCGTGAACAACTTTACAGCCTGCTGATGGAAAGCCCGGATGGGATTCTCCTGGAAACCTTTTATGACCTCGAAGAACTGGAAACCGTGCTGGAAATCGTAAAAAAAGAAACGGAACTGCCAATCATCGCAAATGTTTCAATGCATGAATTGGGCAATCTCCAAAATGGGATCCATTTGAATGAAGCCTTTCAAAAACTCGAGCAATTGGGAGCCGATGTCGTCGGCGTGAATTGCCGACTTGGTCCGCACCATATGATTCGTGCCTTGGAAGAAGTGAGCCTGCCAAAGCATGCTTCGATTGCCATCTATCCAAATGCCAGTCTCCCGGATTATGTGGACGGCAGGCTCGTCTATAAGGCAGTGCCTGAATATTTCAGTTCGAGTGCCCTGGACTTACGTAAGCAGGGTGCCACGATCATAGGCGGATGCTGCGGTACGACTCCTCTGCATATTCAAGCTGTGAAGAATGCAGTTGGAAGCCTGGTTCCCGTGAAAGAAAAATTAACGAAACCCCGTGAAATAGAAATAATGGAGATCAGTGATAGAGAAGGAGAACTTCCTCTATATGAAAAGGCCAAAACAGAAAGGACGATCCTTGTTGAACTCGATCCACCGAAGAAGCTGGGAATAGAAACTTTCATGGTCGGGGCGAAGGCTTTGAAAAGTGCAGGGGTCGATTCGATTACATTAGCGGATAATTCACTTGCTTCCCCGAGGATATCGAATGAAGCGTTGGCAAATCTACTGAAAGATCAATTGAATGTGAAACCAATGGTACATATAACATGTCGTGACCGTAATTTAATCGGCCTGCAATCCCATTTAATGGGCCTGCAGACGGTAGGCTTGAATGAGATATTGATCATTACCGGCGATCCATCCAAGATCGGGGACTTCCCTGGAGCCACTTCGGTTTATGATTTATCCTCCTTTGACTTGATAAGCATGGTCAAACAATTTAATGAAGGCCTTTCCTATTCGGGTCAAAGCTTGGGCCAACGGGCAAATTTCAAAATTGCCGCCGCATTTAATCCCAATGTGAAGTACTTGGATAAAGCGGTGCAGCGTATGGAAAAGAAAATTGCCTGTGGTGCTCATTCCTTTTTGACACAGCCCATTTATTCAGTCCAACAGATGGAAGAAGTTCATGAAGCGACCAAACATTTGGAAACGCCGATTTTTATCGGTATCATGCCCTTGACAAGCACGCGGAATGCCGAATTCATCCACAACGAAATCCCAGGCATCAAATTGCCTGACAATGTCAGGAGAGCGATGGCATTAGCCGGGGATGATCCTGTAAAGGCAAGGATAGAAGGCGTGAGCATTGCAAGGGAGCTAGTGGACGCAGCAAGGGATAAATTCAAGGGAATCTATTTAATCACCCCATTCCTTCGTTATGAAATGACAGCCGAACTTACCAAATATATAAGGAAAGCCGATAGTAAACAAACATCAGAGGTGGCAGTGCATGAATAA
- a CDS encoding MOSC domain-containing protein, translated as MENKKIVSLQVSKPKQETFANVNIFSAMNKQAVDTVTVTKSGLMGDGVGNEKFHGGPDRVVCFYPYEHYALWNEKFNKRLDIPAFGENVTVAGMTEDATYIGDIYQIGDAIVQINQGRIPCSTISHFNREAGLSKIVMKTGFTGYFARVIKEGTIKKQDEILLLERQQEKITVQFATEVILHGRDGEEGASALLAVDSLADDWKQRAVKRIQAGRTE; from the coding sequence ATGGAAAACAAGAAAATAGTTTCACTTCAAGTCAGTAAGCCCAAACAAGAAACATTTGCGAATGTCAACATTTTTTCTGCCATGAATAAACAAGCAGTGGACACCGTGACTGTAACGAAATCTGGCCTAATGGGTGATGGGGTAGGCAATGAAAAGTTTCATGGAGGCCCTGATCGAGTCGTATGTTTTTATCCCTATGAACACTACGCATTATGGAATGAGAAGTTCAATAAAAGGCTTGATATTCCCGCGTTTGGTGAAAATGTAACCGTTGCAGGGATGACAGAGGATGCTACCTATATTGGTGATATTTATCAAATAGGCGATGCGATCGTCCAAATTAACCAGGGAAGGATCCCATGTTCGACGATTTCCCATTTTAACCGTGAGGCCGGGCTTTCGAAAATAGTTATGAAAACGGGTTTCACTGGTTATTTTGCAAGAGTGATCAAAGAGGGGACCATAAAGAAACAAGATGAAATTTTGTTACTCGAACGCCAGCAGGAAAAAATCACGGTTCAATTCGCAACTGAGGTGATCCTTCATGGACGGGACGGGGAGGAAGGAGCGAGTGCATTACTTGCTGTGGATTCACTCGCGGACGACTGGAAACAAAGGGCCGTAAAGCGCATTCAGGCTGGCAGGACTGAATGA
- a CDS encoding Ku protein, with protein MHTMWKGSISFGLVNIPIKLHAATEDKDISLRTLHKECHSPIKYEKVCPVCQKEVGKDDIVRAFEYTKGKFVVLEDNELEQLKKQNEEKAVEIVDFVKIEEIDPIYFNRSYYMSPNDGGIKAYSLLRQALKESNKVGIAKIIIRSKEQMAVIRVVDNTLVMETIHYPDEVRSAADVPNIPANDAIVKKEIDTAVLLIDQLTSTFEPTKYTDDYRTALLELIESKKTGQKTIAAKTSEPAANNVTDLMEALQASIDRTKHEEPEKRTTRKKAATKKKKQA; from the coding sequence ATGCATACAATGTGGAAGGGGAGCATATCATTCGGTTTGGTGAACATTCCGATTAAACTTCATGCGGCTACGGAAGATAAGGATATATCTTTACGGACACTGCACAAGGAATGTCATTCACCAATCAAATATGAAAAAGTGTGTCCGGTTTGCCAGAAAGAAGTGGGTAAAGATGATATTGTCCGCGCTTTCGAATATACAAAAGGAAAGTTTGTCGTTTTGGAGGACAATGAACTGGAACAGCTAAAAAAACAGAATGAAGAAAAAGCAGTGGAAATCGTGGATTTCGTGAAAATAGAAGAAATAGATCCGATCTATTTTAACCGCAGTTATTATATGTCCCCCAATGATGGGGGGATTAAGGCTTATTCCCTTCTAAGACAGGCACTTAAGGAATCCAATAAGGTGGGGATCGCCAAAATCATCATTCGCTCAAAAGAGCAAATGGCAGTCATTCGGGTCGTTGATAATACCCTTGTGATGGAGACGATTCATTATCCGGATGAAGTCCGCTCCGCAGCCGATGTTCCGAACATCCCTGCAAATGATGCGATCGTAAAAAAAGAAATTGATACGGCCGTGCTTTTAATCGATCAATTAACGTCGACTTTTGAACCAACCAAATACACGGATGATTATCGCACCGCTTTACTCGAACTGATTGAATCAAAGAAAACGGGACAGAAGACGATTGCAGCCAAAACGTCGGAACCGGCAGCAAACAATGTAACCGATTTAATGGAGGCGTTGCAAGCTTCCATTGACCGGACGAAGCATGAAGAACCGGAGAAAAGAACCACCCGTAAGAAGGCGGCAACGAAAAAAAAGAAACAAGCATAA
- the ligD gene encoding DNA ligase D — protein MKPMLPTYYPEAPVSNDWRYEVKYDGFRAILTIDSDTISIKSRNEKELSTLFPEIVTFIKEMELEAYLPLQLDGELVWLTNQAKADFFQIQWRGRLRNPLLISENAHFSPCRYIAFDLLRIKGKDIRNQSMEERREWMVKMGKELGLPSPPDPADKALVQIIKSFNSLNVAMNEVILLDGEGMVAKEIRGTWQEGKRTTAWIKVKNWKDISCFITALHKENGYVSLGVYKDGKVMKIGSVKNGLSAQNKGILHDLIKRNASGEDAQFFYIQPSICIEVQCLHVYEENELREPQFSQWLLNLDPKECTWEKFVISQYTFPETVQITSRDKPLWTTAGKDVIKVEYLQYLREVSAFFLPFLKEKLLTTIRYPHGTLDQERFFQKNKPDYAPGFIKTFKDEDIEYMLCNDVETLLWFGNQLALEFHAPFQKAGKTKPDEIVLDLDPPSIEYFSLAIKAAQEIKKVMDSLRMEAFVKTSGNKGLQVHIPLPEDQFTYQETRIFTDFLGHYLTSSHPNDFTMERLKVNRHNRLYLDFIQHSEGKTIIVPYSPRGNGFAGVATPLFWEEVDEDLQLKNFTILTVPTRIKRDGCAFREYRHVDNGTAFQDVLAFLKQKKD, from the coding sequence ATGAAACCGATGCTGCCCACTTATTACCCGGAAGCGCCCGTCTCTAACGATTGGCGTTATGAAGTCAAATATGACGGCTTTAGGGCCATCTTAACGATTGACTCCGATACGATAAGCATCAAGAGTCGAAACGAGAAGGAATTATCCACGTTATTCCCGGAAATCGTTACATTCATAAAAGAAATGGAACTTGAAGCGTATCTACCGTTGCAGTTGGATGGAGAATTGGTCTGGCTGACGAATCAAGCCAAAGCAGACTTTTTTCAAATCCAATGGCGTGGCCGCCTGCGTAACCCATTATTGATTTCTGAAAATGCTCATTTTTCCCCATGCCGTTATATAGCGTTCGATCTGCTGCGCATAAAGGGCAAGGACATCAGAAATCAATCCATGGAAGAGCGCAGGGAATGGATGGTGAAGATGGGAAAAGAACTTGGCCTCCCTAGTCCTCCTGACCCAGCAGATAAAGCTTTAGTACAAATAATTAAGAGCTTCAATTCTTTGAATGTCGCGATGAATGAAGTAATCCTTTTGGATGGCGAGGGAATGGTTGCAAAGGAAATACGGGGAACCTGGCAAGAAGGGAAGCGAACCACCGCCTGGATTAAAGTGAAGAATTGGAAGGACATTTCCTGTTTCATCACGGCATTGCATAAAGAAAATGGATACGTTTCCCTCGGGGTATACAAGGATGGAAAAGTAATGAAAATTGGCAGCGTCAAAAATGGTCTGAGTGCCCAAAATAAAGGGATCCTGCATGATTTAATCAAGCGAAATGCCTCTGGAGAGGACGCCCAATTTTTTTATATCCAACCTTCGATATGCATCGAAGTTCAATGCTTGCATGTTTATGAAGAAAATGAATTGCGCGAGCCCCAATTTTCCCAATGGCTTCTGAACTTGGATCCAAAAGAATGCACATGGGAGAAATTCGTAATAAGCCAGTATACCTTTCCAGAAACCGTTCAAATAACCTCCCGTGATAAGCCATTATGGACAACGGCTGGCAAAGACGTGATTAAAGTGGAATACCTCCAATACTTGCGTGAAGTTTCCGCTTTCTTCCTACCTTTCTTAAAGGAAAAACTATTGACTACGATCAGGTATCCTCATGGCACGCTCGATCAAGAGAGATTTTTCCAGAAAAACAAGCCTGACTATGCGCCGGGCTTCATTAAAACGTTCAAGGACGAAGATATTGAATATATGCTATGCAACGATGTTGAAACGCTACTTTGGTTTGGTAACCAACTGGCTTTGGAATTCCATGCCCCGTTTCAAAAAGCGGGGAAAACAAAACCTGATGAAATCGTCTTGGACTTGGATCCTCCTTCGATCGAATACTTTTCACTAGCAATAAAGGCAGCACAAGAAATAAAAAAGGTGATGGACTCATTAAGAATGGAAGCTTTTGTTAAAACGTCCGGCAACAAAGGGCTTCAGGTACACATCCCGCTGCCCGAAGACCAATTCACTTACCAAGAGACACGCATATTCACCGATTTTCTCGGCCATTACCTTACAAGTTCCCACCCCAATGATTTTACGATGGAAAGATTGAAAGTGAACCGGCATAATCGACTTTACTTGGACTTTATCCAGCACAGTGAAGGAAAAACCATCATAGTGCCATATTCGCCACGAGGGAATGGTTTTGCAGGCGTAGCTACACCTTTGTTTTGGGAAGAAGTGGACGAAGACCTCCAGCTAAAAAACTTTACCATCCTAACCGTCCCGACCCGTATCAAAAGGGACGGCTGTGCTTTCAGGGAATATCGCCATGTCGATAATGGCACTGCCTTCCAGGATGTATTGGCCTTTCTCAAGCAAAAGAAAGACTAG